The following are encoded in a window of Microbacterium sp. LWO13-1.2 genomic DNA:
- a CDS encoding Lrp/AsnC family transcriptional regulator codes for MRIDRLDADLIRMLTESPQLPVLECARRLGVARGTVTSRLARLQEGGVIEAIVPRLDPSGFGYGLVAFCLVEIDQKVGHDDVAVALADAVPEIVDMYTVTGASDMQLRLVARDAVQLQDVLDRVAVVPGVARTASSIAMRTHLSGRILPLVAHVAHEAEQR; via the coding sequence ATGCGCATCGATCGGCTGGATGCTGATCTCATCCGGATGCTGACCGAGTCGCCGCAGCTTCCGGTCCTGGAGTGCGCGCGGCGGCTGGGTGTCGCCAGGGGCACCGTGACCAGCCGCCTCGCCCGTCTGCAGGAGGGCGGAGTGATCGAGGCCATCGTGCCGCGGCTGGACCCGAGCGGCTTCGGGTACGGCCTGGTCGCGTTCTGCCTCGTCGAGATCGATCAGAAGGTCGGCCACGACGACGTCGCCGTCGCGTTGGCGGATGCCGTTCCCGAGATCGTCGACATGTACACCGTGACCGGTGCCAGCGACATGCAGTTGCGGCTCGTCGCCCGCGACGCGGTGCAGCTGCAGGATGTCCTCGATCGGGTCGCCGTCGTCCCCGGGGTGGCGCGCACCGCGTCATCCATCGCGATGCGCACGCACCTTTCGGGGCGGATACTGCCGCTCGTCGCTCATGTGGCACATGAGGCGGAACAGCGATGA
- a CDS encoding phospholipid carrier-dependent glycosyltransferase: MTAPPSLLPPHQERLTRYGGLRDRILFDPDWGRMLRWFAPLVVTMLALVLRVTNVGHPHVLAFDETYYVKDAWSLWTLGYEGTWGDGANEAFPTGKDLPLEAAGSFVVHPPLGKWIIALGMAIGGPGASEGWRLTTALLGTGTVLLVYLIARELSGSLVVATVAGTLLAIDGLSIVMSRVALLDGSLTFFIVLGALFVLLDRRRTIPLLERRDPDDPDPFWGPVLWRRPWLIAAGVALGAASAVKWSGLYALAGLGLYVVVTDALARRRAGVVFWPTAAAFKQGPVSFLLVVFPALAVYLISWTGWLVTAGGYDRQSDPNPLVALWNYHQSILGFHVGLSTGHQYESPAWQWPLLLRPTAVWVGGEEGACGVDHCIAVISTIPNPLIWFGGVAASVYLLYRFVRGLIRRAPVGPGMTLPLVGLAVTYVPWLLIPERTIFQFYTVTMMPFLVLALALTLRVIAGERDDPLYRRRSGESWVLVFLVVTVLVSAFFYPVWTGMNVPYEFWLVHNWMPGWI, translated from the coding sequence GTGACCGCACCCCCGTCCCTCCTGCCTCCCCATCAGGAGCGATTGACTCGATACGGCGGACTTCGCGACCGCATCCTCTTCGACCCCGACTGGGGGCGGATGCTGCGCTGGTTCGCGCCGCTCGTGGTGACGATGCTCGCGCTCGTGCTGCGCGTCACCAATGTCGGCCATCCGCATGTCCTCGCGTTCGACGAGACCTACTACGTGAAAGACGCCTGGTCGTTGTGGACCCTCGGCTACGAGGGCACCTGGGGAGACGGCGCGAACGAAGCGTTCCCGACCGGCAAGGACCTCCCCCTCGAGGCGGCCGGCTCCTTCGTCGTGCACCCGCCTCTGGGCAAGTGGATCATCGCGCTGGGCATGGCGATCGGCGGCCCTGGCGCCAGTGAGGGGTGGCGTCTGACGACGGCGCTGCTCGGTACCGGCACCGTGCTGCTGGTCTACCTGATCGCGCGTGAGCTGTCCGGCTCGCTCGTCGTCGCCACCGTGGCCGGGACGCTGCTGGCGATCGACGGCCTCAGCATCGTGATGAGCCGGGTCGCTCTGCTCGACGGGTCGCTGACGTTCTTCATCGTGCTCGGTGCGCTGTTCGTGCTGCTCGATCGAAGGCGGACGATCCCTCTCCTGGAGCGGCGCGATCCCGACGATCCTGACCCGTTCTGGGGTCCGGTGCTGTGGCGCCGGCCGTGGCTGATCGCTGCCGGAGTCGCCCTCGGCGCGGCATCGGCCGTGAAATGGTCGGGCCTGTACGCCCTCGCCGGTCTCGGCCTGTACGTGGTGGTCACGGATGCCCTCGCCCGCCGCCGCGCGGGTGTGGTGTTCTGGCCGACGGCCGCCGCCTTCAAGCAGGGCCCGGTGTCGTTCCTTCTGGTCGTGTTCCCGGCGCTCGCGGTGTATCTGATCAGCTGGACCGGTTGGCTGGTGACCGCCGGCGGCTACGACAGGCAGAGCGATCCGAATCCGCTCGTCGCCCTCTGGAACTACCACCAGTCGATCCTCGGCTTCCACGTCGGGTTGTCCACCGGTCATCAGTACGAGAGCCCGGCCTGGCAGTGGCCGCTGCTGCTGCGTCCGACGGCGGTGTGGGTCGGCGGTGAGGAAGGCGCCTGCGGCGTGGATCACTGCATCGCCGTGATCTCGACGATCCCGAACCCGCTCATCTGGTTCGGGGGTGTCGCCGCATCCGTCTACCTCCTCTACCGCTTCGTACGCGGCCTGATCAGGCGTGCTCCGGTGGGCCCGGGTATGACGTTGCCGCTGGTCGGCCTCGCAGTCACCTATGTGCCGTGGCTGCTGATCCCGGAGCGGACCATCTTCCAGTTCTACACGGTGACGATGATGCCGTTCCTCGTGCTCGCTCTCGCGCTGACGCTGCGGGTGATCGCGGGAGAACGGGATGATCCGCTGTACCGCCGCCGATCCGGCGAGAGCTGGGTGCTGGTCTTCCTTGTCGTCACCGTGCTGGTGTCGGCGTTCTTCTACCCGGTCTGGACCGGAATGAACGTCCCGTACGAGTTCTGGCTCGTGCACAACTGGATGCCGGGCTGGATCTGA
- the rsmI gene encoding 16S rRNA (cytidine(1402)-2'-O)-methyltransferase — MIILAATPIGNLGDASRRLIEVLENAEIVAAEDTRTTQRLLKALKIENRPRLIALHDHNEKQKAAELATLAVETDIVVLSDAGMPAISDPGYGLVAEAVAQGVTVTAIPGPSAVLMALAISGLPTDRFTFEGFLPRKPGERRSMLRALAAEPRTMLFFESPARLAGALADMGAAFGDTRRIAVCRELTKLYEEVRRGTASELVEWASAGVKGEIVVVVEGAPHRDASPDDALAQVQTLVASGIRLKDAAAEVAGLTGLSSRDLYQAALAARTR, encoded by the coding sequence GTGATCATTCTCGCTGCCACCCCGATCGGCAACCTCGGCGACGCCTCGCGCCGCCTGATCGAGGTTCTCGAGAACGCCGAGATCGTCGCCGCCGAAGACACCCGCACCACCCAGCGCCTCCTGAAGGCGCTGAAGATCGAGAACCGGCCACGGCTGATCGCTCTGCACGACCACAACGAGAAGCAGAAGGCGGCGGAGCTGGCAACGCTCGCCGTCGAGACGGACATCGTCGTGCTGAGTGATGCCGGAATGCCCGCGATCAGTGACCCGGGTTACGGGCTGGTCGCCGAGGCCGTCGCCCAGGGCGTCACGGTCACCGCCATTCCCGGGCCCAGTGCCGTGCTCATGGCGCTCGCCATCTCCGGCCTGCCCACCGACCGGTTCACCTTCGAGGGTTTCCTGCCGCGCAAACCGGGGGAGCGGCGCTCGATGCTGCGCGCGCTCGCCGCCGAGCCGCGCACGATGCTCTTCTTCGAATCGCCCGCTCGCCTCGCCGGCGCGCTCGCCGATATGGGAGCCGCCTTCGGTGACACGCGCCGGATCGCCGTCTGCCGCGAGCTCACCAAGCTCTACGAAGAGGTCAGGCGCGGTACGGCGTCCGAGCTCGTGGAGTGGGCCTCGGCCGGAGTCAAGGGCGAGATCGTGGTCGTCGTCGAGGGCGCTCCGCACCGTGATGCGTCACCGGACGATGCGCTCGCCCAGGTGCAGACGCTGGTGGCCTCCGGCATTCGCCTGAAGGATGCGGCCGCCGAGGTCGCCGGCCTCACCGGCCTGTCCTCCCGCGACCTGTATCAGGCGGCGCTCGCCGCCCGGACCCGATGA
- a CDS encoding class I SAM-dependent methyltransferase produces MSDLHTSADSGIAAAYDARAAEYIDLAGTVEQMAPADRALITRWRDATPGTLLDAGCGPGHWTALLHDGDREVVGVDLCAEFLVSARAAFPHLRFLDGTFRDLPFPDGSIGGILAWYSLIHTPPTDIPVVLAEFARVLASDGSILLGFFDGVTGTAFPHAVTTAYFWSVDALAEVLAEAGFEVVEQEHRDRGPDEPSRRPHGAVLARRV; encoded by the coding sequence ATGAGCGACCTGCACACCTCTGCTGATTCCGGGATCGCCGCTGCCTATGACGCCCGTGCCGCCGAGTACATCGATCTCGCCGGCACCGTCGAGCAGATGGCGCCGGCCGATCGCGCGCTGATCACGCGCTGGCGGGACGCGACGCCGGGCACCCTGTTGGATGCCGGGTGCGGGCCAGGGCACTGGACCGCGCTCCTGCACGACGGCGACCGCGAGGTCGTCGGGGTCGATCTCTGCGCGGAGTTCCTCGTTTCGGCGAGGGCGGCGTTCCCGCACCTGCGGTTCCTGGACGGAACATTCCGCGACCTCCCGTTCCCGGACGGCTCGATCGGCGGCATCCTCGCCTGGTACTCCCTGATCCACACGCCGCCCACCGACATCCCCGTCGTGCTTGCCGAGTTCGCGCGGGTCCTCGCGTCGGACGGGAGCATCCTCCTCGGCTTCTTCGACGGGGTGACGGGCACGGCGTTCCCCCATGCCGTCACCACTGCCTACTTCTGGTCGGTCGATGCCCTTGCCGAGGTCCTCGCGGAGGCGGGGTTCGAGGTCGTGGAGCAGGAGCATCGGGATCGCGGGCCCGACGAGCCGAGCCGACGCCCGCACGGTGCCGTACTCGCCCGTCGTGTCTGA
- a CDS encoding LacI family DNA-binding transcriptional regulator — protein sequence MTKAATVYDVADRAGVSIATVSRVLRMPDAVRPVTRERVLDAVSALGYVPSGSARGLAERRTGVLGLYFPGFDAAEEAPLLDVLAADGAPTHPFTIVHDEATDVESHPSMLFLDEVLRGAELEAWKQGFVLMIGVGRDDPERSTVRDMAGRVDGLMVLARSVPDDVLARLARRIPVVVLAGPPRGDRYDHVTVSNTEAMAELTRLVLAQSDGRPPVFLAGPEDSPDGMQRWEGFSAAIVEAGIPIDDVTVLRGDFTRASGRRAAEELIAAGLPSALMSANDQMALGALDVFRAAGVRVPEDLLVTGFDGIEAAALSTPQLTTVRQPMIELGRAAVQVLARRLEQPDTEPVFVRLPLEITLRDSSLRRR from the coding sequence GTGACGAAGGCTGCGACCGTGTACGACGTCGCCGACCGCGCGGGAGTCTCGATCGCAACCGTCTCCCGGGTGCTGCGGATGCCCGATGCGGTGCGACCTGTCACCCGCGAACGTGTGCTCGACGCGGTCTCGGCACTCGGGTACGTGCCGAGCGGGAGCGCGAGAGGCCTCGCCGAGCGGCGGACCGGCGTGCTGGGACTCTACTTCCCCGGCTTCGACGCGGCCGAGGAAGCGCCGTTGCTCGATGTGCTCGCCGCCGACGGAGCGCCGACGCATCCCTTCACGATCGTGCACGACGAGGCGACGGACGTCGAGAGTCACCCGAGCATGCTCTTCCTGGACGAGGTGCTCCGCGGGGCCGAACTCGAAGCGTGGAAACAGGGGTTCGTCCTCATGATCGGCGTCGGACGCGACGATCCGGAGCGTTCCACCGTGCGCGACATGGCGGGACGGGTGGACGGGCTCATGGTCCTCGCCCGCAGCGTGCCCGACGACGTGCTCGCCAGGCTCGCCAGACGCATCCCCGTCGTGGTGCTGGCCGGGCCCCCTCGGGGAGACCGATACGACCACGTGACGGTGAGCAACACCGAGGCGATGGCCGAGCTCACCCGCCTCGTGCTCGCGCAGTCCGACGGAAGGCCGCCGGTGTTCCTGGCGGGGCCAGAGGATTCTCCGGACGGCATGCAGCGCTGGGAGGGATTCTCCGCGGCGATCGTCGAGGCCGGCATCCCGATCGACGATGTGACGGTCCTGCGGGGTGATTTCACGCGAGCGTCCGGCCGACGTGCCGCCGAAGAACTGATCGCCGCCGGACTGCCGTCAGCGCTGATGTCGGCGAACGACCAGATGGCTCTGGGCGCGCTCGATGTGTTCCGGGCCGCCGGGGTCCGCGTGCCTGAGGATCTGCTCGTCACCGGTTTCGACGGCATCGAGGCCGCGGCACTCTCGACGCCGCAGTTGACCACGGTTCGCCAACCGATGATCGAGCTCGGACGGGCGGCTGTCCAGGTACTCGCGCGCCGGCTGGAGCAGCCGGACACCGAACCCGTCTTCGTGCGTCTTCCGCTCGAGATCACCCTGCGCGACAGCTCGCTGCGGCGCCGCTGA
- a CDS encoding ABC transporter substrate-binding protein, giving the protein MSKTHMFRRWRRAAVVGLAAAAVVLSGCSIQISSQPDPSIGDNTMLINADKGNPFFTRNFNPYLTNTRTASRWIYEPLILINPLDGTQNPWLASEWSQPDARTIVMTIRDGVEWSDGEDFTAEDVAFTFDLLKDNPALDIKGAWQHLDGVEVKGGDVVFRLKGEDAPSLSILGQTMIVPEHIWSDVADPGTWRNEEPVGTGPFVLGNYNDQQYSMDRNPDYWQSDSIEIEHVVLPATNSQLDTVTRGYDWAYSFISDVEGTWGAASPHNDWWFPPAGVISLVPNLEVAPFDDVNVRRGIALSLDREEIAETASEGYMQPAGQTGLVLPNQEEYLDPEIPDGGMIAQDADAALAAFAESGYTLQGDRLVGADGEQLEFSLTTANGFSDWTRAAQAVQRQLAAVGVKVTLKLPQPAGYQSAISNGDFEMAIGGMGNGDVYQAYNGLLSSEFYVPSGETTSNNFQRYRSEEADALLAEYRATVDPARQKEIVHELQAIVYDDLPVIGLYYGGIWGLFNDAKFTGWPSEEDPYMIPQNYDSAPLMIFTRLERVKEEGQ; this is encoded by the coding sequence GTGTCGAAGACGCACATGTTCCGGCGCTGGCGGCGGGCCGCGGTGGTGGGCCTTGCGGCTGCGGCCGTGGTGCTCAGCGGATGCAGCATCCAGATCAGTTCGCAGCCGGATCCATCGATCGGCGACAACACGATGCTGATCAACGCGGACAAGGGGAACCCCTTCTTCACGCGGAACTTCAACCCGTACCTCACCAACACTCGTACGGCCTCGCGCTGGATCTACGAGCCCCTCATCCTGATCAACCCGCTCGACGGCACGCAGAACCCTTGGCTTGCCTCTGAATGGTCGCAACCGGACGCCCGCACGATCGTCATGACGATCCGCGACGGTGTCGAGTGGAGCGACGGCGAGGACTTCACCGCAGAGGACGTCGCGTTCACGTTCGATCTGCTGAAGGACAACCCGGCGCTCGACATCAAGGGCGCCTGGCAGCACCTCGACGGCGTCGAGGTGAAGGGCGGCGATGTCGTCTTCCGTCTGAAGGGCGAGGATGCCCCCTCGCTGTCGATTCTCGGGCAGACCATGATCGTTCCGGAGCACATCTGGTCGGACGTCGCTGATCCTGGTACCTGGCGCAACGAGGAGCCCGTCGGCACCGGGCCGTTCGTGCTCGGCAACTACAACGACCAGCAGTACTCGATGGACAGGAACCCGGACTACTGGCAGTCGGATTCGATCGAGATCGAGCACGTCGTGCTGCCGGCCACCAACTCCCAGCTCGACACCGTCACCCGGGGATACGACTGGGCCTACTCCTTCATCTCCGATGTCGAGGGCACCTGGGGAGCGGCCAGCCCGCACAACGACTGGTGGTTCCCGCCGGCCGGCGTGATCTCCCTGGTGCCGAACCTCGAGGTCGCACCCTTCGACGACGTCAACGTGCGCCGGGGGATCGCCCTTTCGCTCGACAGGGAGGAGATCGCCGAGACGGCTTCCGAGGGCTACATGCAGCCGGCGGGACAGACGGGTCTCGTGCTGCCGAACCAGGAGGAGTATCTGGACCCGGAGATCCCTGACGGCGGGATGATCGCCCAGGATGCGGATGCCGCGCTGGCGGCCTTCGCCGAGTCCGGTTACACGCTGCAGGGCGATCGACTGGTCGGTGCCGACGGCGAGCAGCTGGAGTTCTCCCTCACCACGGCCAACGGCTTCTCCGACTGGACGCGCGCCGCGCAGGCCGTGCAGCGACAGCTCGCGGCGGTCGGTGTGAAGGTCACCTTGAAACTCCCGCAGCCGGCGGGCTACCAGAGCGCCATCAGCAACGGCGACTTCGAGATGGCCATCGGCGGGATGGGGAACGGCGACGTCTACCAGGCGTACAACGGTCTCCTCTCCAGCGAGTTCTACGTCCCCTCGGGAGAGACGACCTCGAACAACTTCCAGCGCTACCGCTCGGAGGAGGCCGACGCCCTGCTGGCCGAGTACCGCGCCACGGTGGACCCTGCCAGGCAGAAGGAGATCGTGCACGAGTTGCAGGCCATCGTCTATGACGACCTGCCAGTGATCGGGCTCTACTACGGCGGAATCTGGGGCCTGTTCAACGACGCCAAATTCACCGGTTGGCCCTCAGAGGAGGACCCGTACATGATTCCGCAGAACTACGATTCGGCGCCGCTGATGATCTTCACGCGGCTCGAGCGAGTGAAGGAGGAGGGCCAGTGA
- a CDS encoding ABC transporter permease, translating to MKYLLQKLGLFLLTLWAAITLNFFLPRLMPGSPADAALAKLSQNGPVSDATRAAIEAQLGVPTGSMWDQYIAYLGQVARLDFGVSYTFYPQSVASMVSTALPYTLVLVGIVTILAFVIGTLIGVAAAWRRGTWLDALPTLTGSFLSTFPYFWTALLLLFFLGYVLHWFPTTGAYSATTTPGFTGEFIADLARHAVLPALTILLTSLGGWIIGMRNAMINTLGEDYVTFAEANGLHGRTIALRYAARNAILPNLTGFGLTLGGVVGGSILVEQVFGYPGIGYLLFNAVIGQDYPLMQALFLMITVSVLIANFLVDILYGVLDPRTRR from the coding sequence GTGAAGTACCTGCTCCAGAAGCTCGGACTGTTCCTGCTCACGCTGTGGGCGGCGATCACCCTGAACTTCTTCCTGCCACGGCTGATGCCGGGCTCGCCCGCAGACGCGGCGCTCGCGAAGCTGTCACAGAACGGCCCGGTCTCCGACGCCACGCGCGCGGCGATCGAGGCGCAGCTGGGTGTCCCCACCGGATCGATGTGGGATCAGTACATCGCCTACCTCGGCCAGGTGGCACGTCTGGACTTCGGCGTCTCGTACACCTTCTATCCGCAGAGCGTGGCGAGCATGGTCTCGACGGCGCTGCCGTACACGCTCGTCCTCGTCGGGATCGTCACGATCCTGGCATTCGTCATCGGCACGCTCATCGGTGTCGCGGCCGCATGGCGACGCGGCACCTGGCTGGATGCGCTGCCCACGCTCACCGGATCCTTCCTCAGCACGTTCCCGTACTTCTGGACCGCTCTGCTCCTGCTGTTCTTCCTCGGATACGTGCTGCACTGGTTCCCGACGACCGGGGCATACTCGGCGACGACGACACCCGGGTTCACCGGCGAGTTCATCGCCGACCTCGCCCGACACGCGGTGCTTCCGGCGCTCACGATCCTGCTCACCTCATTGGGCGGCTGGATCATCGGCATGCGCAACGCGATGATCAACACCCTCGGCGAGGACTACGTCACGTTCGCGGAGGCGAACGGGCTGCACGGGCGCACCATCGCGCTTCGGTACGCGGCCCGAAACGCCATCCTTCCCAACCTCACCGGCTTCGGGCTCACGCTCGGCGGGGTGGTGGGCGGATCGATCCTCGTCGAGCAGGTGTTCGGCTATCCCGGTATCGGATATCTGCTCTTCAACGCCGTGATCGGGCAGGACTACCCGCTCATGCAGGCGCTCTTCCTGATGATCACCGTGAGCGTGCTCATCGCCAACTTCCTCGTCGACATCCTGTACGGCGTACTGGACCCAAGGACCCGCCGATGA
- a CDS encoding ABC transporter permease — translation MTSTMNVKVPVNRIAAPSRWRSIGRMVGTLWSNGKARLGLCILAFFVLVAVFAPLIAPYGPKENGFERNADASAAHWLGTTAAGEDVLSQLVYGAQISLLVGFAAGILSTIVAVLIGLSWGYMRGFAGEAVGFVVNLFLVIPGLPLMIVIAAYLQNGGIRMIIAVIVVTGWAWGARVLRSQTQSLRGNDFVASAQFSGDSPARIVFREILPNMTSIIAGTLFGAATAAILAEAGLEFLGLGDSSIVSWGTMLYWAQNSNSLLTGQWLLLFAPGLCIALLALSLTLINFGVDGISNPRLREGKGR, via the coding sequence ATGACCTCCACGATGAACGTCAAAGTGCCCGTGAACCGGATCGCCGCGCCCAGTCGATGGCGATCGATCGGACGGATGGTCGGAACCCTGTGGAGCAATGGCAAAGCTCGCCTCGGACTCTGCATCCTCGCGTTCTTCGTCCTTGTGGCGGTGTTCGCCCCGCTCATCGCGCCCTACGGTCCCAAGGAGAACGGATTCGAGCGCAACGCCGATGCCTCGGCGGCGCACTGGCTGGGCACCACGGCCGCCGGTGAAGACGTGCTCAGCCAGCTCGTCTACGGCGCGCAGATCAGCCTGCTGGTCGGTTTTGCCGCCGGCATCCTCTCCACGATCGTCGCCGTCCTCATCGGGCTGAGCTGGGGCTACATGCGCGGCTTCGCCGGCGAGGCCGTGGGCTTCGTCGTCAACCTGTTCCTCGTGATCCCCGGGTTGCCGCTCATGATCGTCATCGCCGCATATCTGCAGAACGGCGGCATCCGGATGATCATCGCCGTGATCGTCGTGACCGGCTGGGCATGGGGCGCTCGCGTCCTTCGCAGCCAGACGCAGTCGCTGCGGGGCAACGACTTCGTGGCCTCGGCGCAGTTCTCCGGTGACAGCCCGGCACGGATCGTCTTCCGAGAGATCCTGCCGAACATGACGTCGATCATCGCCGGAACGCTCTTCGGTGCGGCGACCGCGGCGATCCTCGCCGAAGCCGGCCTCGAGTTCCTCGGGCTCGGCGACTCCAGCATCGTCAGCTGGGGAACGATGCTCTACTGGGCGCAGAACTCCAACTCCCTGCTGACGGGGCAGTGGCTGCTGCTGTTCGCTCCGGGTCTGTGCATCGCCCTGCTGGCGCTGAGCCTCACACTCATCAACTTCGGCGTGGATGGCATTTCCAATCCGCGCCTGCGGGAAGGAAAGGGACGATGA
- a CDS encoding ABC transporter ATP-binding protein has translation MSVNTPTSVAANAPAATDEREILLDVQELSVEYASPGAVPVTAVEDVSFTLRRGEFVGLVGESGSGKSTLGFALTRLQKPPARISGGRILFAGRDVRELDAEELRRQRQGGFAMVLQSGMNALNPVRTVGAHFRDVFAAHGHVPREEREERARDLVGKMGLDPDVLKRYPGELSGGMRQRASIAIALSLEPQLMVFDEPTTALDVLVQHAVMDTIRDLQRAEQFTAILISHDLGIVLEATDRVMVMHEGRIVEDAPSRDILMHPKDEYTRMLLSHYADPRAETISIPGFVDLGTRRREGTLRTDVTETQPTVSQRHERRADAAIVVDGVSKVYPPPRRGQGPVTAVDDVSFRLEPGEALALVGASGSGKSTIAKLLTGIEKPTSGSVRFGDVDVASLRRRGLRDLRKDLQMVFQDPYSALNPLHTVEYALTRPVVNYTPLRGQEAKARVLELLETVGLTPVEQFAAKLPHQLSGGQRQRVVIARALASDPQVLIADEPVSMLDVSLRAGVLALLEDLRERWGISMLYITHDLLSARLVTENILVLNSGRVVERGETAHVLQHPEDPYTVQLLDAVPNPARAR, from the coding sequence ATGAGCGTGAATACGCCGACATCGGTCGCAGCGAATGCACCCGCCGCCACGGACGAGCGGGAGATCCTGCTCGACGTCCAGGAGCTCTCGGTCGAGTACGCCTCGCCGGGTGCGGTGCCCGTCACCGCCGTCGAGGACGTGTCGTTCACTCTTCGCCGCGGTGAGTTCGTCGGTCTCGTCGGCGAATCCGGCTCGGGCAAGTCGACGCTCGGGTTCGCGTTGACGAGGCTGCAGAAGCCGCCGGCCCGGATCAGCGGCGGCCGGATCCTGTTCGCGGGCCGCGACGTCCGCGAATTGGATGCGGAAGAACTGCGCCGCCAACGGCAGGGCGGTTTCGCCATGGTCCTCCAGTCCGGGATGAACGCGCTCAACCCCGTGCGCACCGTGGGCGCCCACTTCCGCGACGTCTTCGCCGCCCACGGCCACGTGCCCCGGGAGGAAAGGGAGGAGCGTGCCCGCGACCTGGTCGGCAAGATGGGACTCGACCCCGACGTGCTGAAGCGGTACCCGGGGGAGTTGTCCGGAGGGATGCGGCAGCGTGCGTCGATCGCGATCGCGCTGTCTCTGGAACCGCAGCTCATGGTCTTCGATGAGCCGACGACCGCGCTGGACGTTCTGGTCCAGCACGCCGTCATGGACACGATCCGCGATCTGCAGCGGGCCGAGCAGTTCACGGCCATCCTCATCAGCCACGATCTCGGGATCGTGCTGGAGGCGACGGACCGCGTCATGGTGATGCACGAGGGCCGGATCGTCGAAGACGCACCCAGCCGTGACATCCTGATGCACCCGAAGGACGAGTACACGCGGATGCTGCTGAGCCACTACGCGGACCCGCGCGCCGAGACGATCTCGATCCCCGGATTCGTCGACCTCGGCACGCGGCGACGTGAGGGCACGTTGCGCACAGACGTCACCGAGACGCAGCCGACGGTGTCGCAGCGTCACGAGCGTCGAGCCGACGCCGCGATCGTGGTCGACGGCGTCTCCAAGGTGTATCCGCCGCCCCGGCGCGGTCAGGGGCCCGTCACCGCGGTCGACGACGTCTCGTTCCGTCTGGAACCGGGTGAGGCGCTCGCGCTCGTCGGTGCCTCGGGCTCGGGCAAGTCGACGATCGCGAAGCTGCTCACCGGTATCGAGAAGCCGACCTCCGGATCGGTGCGCTTCGGCGACGTCGATGTGGCTTCCCTGCGCCGTCGCGGTCTGCGTGATCTTCGCAAGGACCTGCAGATGGTGTTCCAGGACCCGTACTCGGCCTTGAACCCGCTGCACACCGTGGAGTACGCGCTCACTCGTCCCGTGGTCAACTACACCCCCCTGCGGGGACAGGAAGCCAAGGCCCGCGTGCTCGAACTTCTGGAGACGGTCGGGCTCACACCGGTCGAGCAGTTCGCCGCCAAGCTGCCCCACCAGTTGTCGGGAGGACAGCGACAGCGCGTCGTGATCGCGCGTGCCCTCGCCAGCGACCCGCAGGTGCTCATCGCCGATGAGCCGGTGTCGATGCTCGATGTCTCGCTGCGCGCCGGGGTGCTCGCGTTGCTGGAGGACCTGCGGGAGCGCTGGGGCATCAGCATGCTCTACATCACGCACGATCTGCTCAGCGCTCGCCTGGTCACCGAGAACATCCTGGTGCTCAACAGCGGGCGCGTGGTCGAACGAGGCGAGACCGCGCATGTGCTCCAGCATCCGGAGGATCCGTACACCGTCCAGCTTCTCGATGCCGTACCCAATCCGGCGCGCGCCCGCTGA